atttttttttgggggttcACGCATAACCTGCCAGGTGTACGTGTAGAAGTGAAGGTGGCCAGCATCCTTGCAACTTTGTGAGCCAAAAGCAAGCCAAAGACGACGACGATTGGGTCTCTTTTTTCCCCAGGAAAAGATGGCGCAATCAACGCGCGGTGTTGCTTAAACGCTAAGCCCCCCGagctttttttccctcccaaaagaaaaagaacaaaactactactactaccgcTGCTGCTAGTGCTACTTCGTTtcggttaatttttttcctgtttgGTGGAGTCCGCCTCAACGCGCCCTAACCTCTTTCTTTCCCTTTCGCTCTTCGCTTTGCTTtgatttgctttgctttgcttagcCATGTCACACTCTCGTAATACACAGGTCAAGTTCATCCCCTTGCTCTGCAAAGCCAAGACCAATCAGGCGAGGCTGGGGGCAGATCAGCATGGACACCAGTCTATAGCTAACACGACAGCATCACAGCTTCACTAGCACGAAACAAGTAAAAACCGTCGGAAAACGTGAAGCTGAAGCATCCACCAACCTAGTCCGCAAATTACCACCGGCGGTTTCTTACGTGGTAGCTGTTTatagcatatttgtaaataaatttttttatatacgtgttatcGGTATATTCTCagcgatataaaaacaaagactgaaaattaactataataaaaatcttttttttaaggtcACCGGAGGGAAGAGATTTCTCACCTGAATCTTTCCATTAAAAACGAACCGAAAGGTAGTTTGGAGAGAGATTGAAGGTGATACATATTAATAgaattaacaatttaaattttgctatataagtataagcagtaATGAGAAGATAAATTTTGTTAGATTTACACTATTATTCGACGTATCACGGCTATATGTtagggagagaagagggagaAAAACAACGGGCCGAAGAAAGGAGAAGACCATGAACAACTGTACATCAAAATCGTCAAAATCATTCTTGCGCCACTGGTTATGCCAAAAACCATGAAATTATTGTAAAAACCGTAAATTCTTAAAACGGAGAAGGTCGCACGCAAGATTTGTCACGCTAATCGTGAGGTAACCGCGGTAAACTCTGGTTCGTTTATCTCACGAGTCACGACTCGCACGCGTCGTCGGATCACCTCTCCCAGACAGCCgacagcagaagcagcagcagcagaggctgCGGCGACGAGTGTCCGAAAGCCGACGGCCACTTCGCCGCGCTTTTCCCCACGAGAGCACAtgcaacccaacccaaccactCGACGCCATCATCCATCCGTAAAGCGGCAGGCCAGGCCACCCCCGCAAGAAGCCAACAAAGGCGATCGACCACTCCCCCACTGACCACCCACCACGCATGCAATGCAAGCGCCGCCAAGAACCCGAGACCCGGCCGCCGGAGGCGCGGCCAGGCAAGGCCCCCCGCCGGCGCATGCGCAtgggccgccgccggtgcagccgcagcagcagcagcagcgacacTACTACTacgaggaggagcagcggcCGCTGCAGGTgaggcggacgacgacgacgtcgtcgtcgtcgtcggcgctggCGTCCTGcctcatggcggcggcgttccTGGTGCTGGCGGTGGGAGGGGCGGGCGCGGCGCTGTTCATCCTGTTCCGGCCGCGCCCGCCGGACAtcgccgtggcggcggtgcggctGCCGGCGTTCGCGTCCGGGAACGGCACGGTGGCGTTCACGTTCGAGCAGACGGCCGCCGTGCGCAACCCCAACCGCGCGCCGCTCGCGCACTTCGACAGCTCACTCCGCGTCGCctacgccggcggcgagctggggtCCGTCTACATCCCCGCGGGCCTCATCGACGGCGGCCGCACCAAGGACATGTCCGCCAGCTTCGCCGTCCCGGCGTTCGCCGCGGCCACCCCGGTGCCGCCACTGCCGCAGGAGATGGCCGCCACCtcggcgcagcagcagcagcagccgcaaccggcggccgcgccggtgATGGAGGTCGACTCGCTGCTGGTGGTCAAGGGGAGGGTGACGGTGCTGCGGGTGCTGACGCACCGGGTGGAGGCGGCCAAGGTGTGCCGCGTCGGCGTCTCGCCGGTGGACGGCAAGGTGCTCGGCTTCCGCTGCTGAACACTCGGTCGTAGCCTTTCCGGTTTGGATCAAACCATAGGACATCACAATATCAAGGTCGAAATTTTACGGCAAAAAATGTGAAATTTCTGCactccaaagtccaaactgGTCTTGAAATATGGTAGATAATACTATATGCAATGTGCTATCTTGCTTAGATATGACCATTCTTCAGACATGGTGAAACACCAGAGTATTTAGCAATCATACTATGGTTGTTCTACATCAAAGTCCATCTCAAGTTGTTGCATGCCAAATTATCGACTACAAAAACCGATAATCTGGCAACGAGGCTACGATAATGACCTTTCTCCAGCTGAAAACGTCGACTCACAGGACATTCCATGCCGCTTTGCATGGTATCGAAGACGACAGATCTGAGCCTTGGTACATCCACTAGCCTGAAACATCAATTATTACATGGTTAGTTTGCAAGAAGATAAGTATACTACTTTCAGATGTCGAAAAGCTGAATCTACACAGCTCTTAGCCGGAAAGCACAGCTCGAAAAATTCAAGAATTTCGCCGTCCGTCCGTCAGGATGGATCTGGATCAGGTCACCATATCTTGTTCCTGACTCTCGCAATTGACAAGTGTTCGGGAGAAGCCTGAAAACCAGAAGGAAAGTCTTTGTCACAGAAATGACAACAGGAAAGGAAAAGGGCATGCACTTCATCAATGATCGCAAGTTGCAGCTGAGTGTGATAGTGCAAATCAAGTGTTTGTTAGCCTTAACAATCAACCGCTGTTAAAAACAGAGATAGGTCATAGTAACACCTGAGAGATTCCCATATCTCTTATGTGTCGATGAACAATCGAACATAAACTGGAGGTGCAACTTGAATTCATATGCTCAACAAATTACAGGATGTAAACATGTTCAGAGCATTAGTTAGTCAAAATTGATAGCAATGGGACCGACTTTTAGCCATGGAGTACAAATGCATATTTCCTCCAGAAGCATAGATTGCAGGTAAGGAAATTTTACGTGGACTTACTGGCACTAAGAAAATAATGTCGCAATCCTTATTTGATCATTATATAAGATCTGGGCactaagacaaaatatatttaatctacatcaaaaaatgatttgtttgGTCATAAACTCCGACctagcatatttttttttgtttacatgTGGTTtatttggtgattgatgattttTATACTACAAGGGAATGTGTCTTAAGGTGGGAATTATTAGAGATATGATCTGAATTTTAGTATGCACTTTATTATGATTATGATATTAGTTTCCTAAGAGTATCTCCAACGGTGCCCAATATATGTCCCTAAATCTTactttttgggaaaaaaagttGTCTAAAAGTCAATCGCCAACGGTGTCCAATATCTACTTCCAAATTTACGTTGCTCCTGATATTGATCCAAAATTAAGCTAGATTTGAAGGTTTTTTTGGTGTTCCCTATCACTCCAGCCAGGAAAAATAGCAAGACTATTGGAGGTTGGGAAGATTTAGAGGGAGAACAATTTTAGGACAGCTCATAGTATAATAATTTTGGGACTTGATTTTTTGCTCTcccttggagatgctcttatatGACTTGTGGTCTTTTTCTACTAGAACTCAGTTTTCTAACAAGACTTATAAGTCTTTTCTTATTAGAactcttagattttctctttatatATTGCTTATAAGCTGCACGGGAAGGAGTGATGGTCCAATGCTATTTTCCTGCATTGCAATCATCTTCTCATGTTGTTTATTGCTGGTCGACGCCCATAATTTTTCCCGTAAGAGTTTCCATGTAAAATTCCGTGTCTTCActgcatatttatttttctaacagaTTCAAAAGGAAGCATGTGTGTAAGAAATATGAATAAGATCTGAAATAGTGCAAGGACCTACCTGAAATAGCAAAAGGGTCTATTTTTAGGGAATATAGTTTTTTGAACCAAATTTGTTTGTGAATCCGACAACTAGCCTACTCACTGATTCCGTTTCAAAGATGAACTCAAGATAACTGTTTATGCACAGAAATCATTGATAGGTCCATCATGctacaaaatataatgaacaaaGACGCAGTGGTAAACTCATGATCAAGTTTTTCACCAACACCAAGAACTTCTTAAACATTACAAGTCATAATCGGGTGCACTTCATAGAGCTCATCATTCAACTTGGCCAGATTCCTTTGGGTTCTGGTATCCAAATACAACTTGTGGAATTAAGATAGCTTATCCAAATTCAACTTGGCCAGATTCCTTTGCATTCTGTATGAATGTGCCTAAACAGGAATATACAAGCTCTTAACTTGTGGAATTAACAGAATTGAGTATAAAGAAAGATATCACATGAACCTAAGAACCATGCCAAAGTTTGTAAAAGCATATGGCCTTGCAGGCTGCAGCAGTTTCAATTTGGCTGCCATTCACACTCGAATTCATTTCTGAGATCTTCTGGGTACTGACAAGAATGGTCACACATAGTTAAATAGCTCACATGACCCTCAACGATATAACTTTCAGGTTTAATCAAGGGGCAGCAAAAGTACCATAACTATTTTCACAAGGCAGACAggctgaaaaaaattcaagaacCGATTTActtattaacatatatacacCATTAATAA
This is a stretch of genomic DNA from Oryza brachyantha chromosome 1, ObraRS2, whole genome shotgun sequence. It encodes these proteins:
- the LOC102703539 gene encoding uncharacterized protein LOC102703539; the protein is MQAPPRTRDPAAGGAARQGPPPAHAHGPPPVQPQQQQQRHYYYEEEQRPLQVRRTTTTSSSSSALASCLMAAAFLVLAVGGAGAALFILFRPRPPDIAVAAVRLPAFASGNGTVAFTFEQTAAVRNPNRAPLAHFDSSLRVAYAGGELGSVYIPAGLIDGGRTKDMSASFAVPAFAAATPVPPLPQEMAATSAQQQQQPQPAAAPVMEVDSLLVVKGRVTVLRVLTHRVEAAKVCRVGVSPVDGKVLGFRC